Proteins encoded in a region of the Roseateles sp. SL47 genome:
- the pbpG gene encoding D-alanyl-D-alanine endopeptidase, translated as MLLLAGTCVTLLPVQSAQAATTSKAKTKSTSVRKAKPAPRSPRKVAARAAAREVAVVPPKPSFGQMYGLHDTEDPLDLKSSVALVLDQDTNEVLFSKNPQAVLPIASITKLMTALLVVEAKQDLDEKITITDDDKDTEKFTSSRLAVGTTLTRGELLHLALMSSENRAAHALGRNYPGGLETFVAAMNTKAQLLGMADTHYVEPTGLSSRNQSSARDLAVLVKMAHQFPLIRELSTSPEYTVALGRRQVRFGTTNGLVKKADWDIGLQKTGFINEAGQCLVMQAQMAGRKLIMVFLDSAGKYSRIGDAERVRKWLMGASSPITGPATAVTALPATAATAAAVAATPSVK; from the coding sequence GTGCTACTGCTGGCGGGTACCTGCGTCACTTTGCTGCCGGTCCAGTCGGCACAAGCGGCCACCACCTCCAAAGCCAAGACCAAGAGCACGTCCGTGCGCAAGGCCAAACCTGCGCCGCGTTCGCCGCGCAAGGTGGCGGCACGCGCAGCGGCCCGTGAGGTCGCGGTGGTGCCGCCCAAACCTTCGTTCGGCCAGATGTATGGCCTGCACGACACCGAAGATCCGCTGGACCTGAAGTCCAGCGTGGCGCTGGTGCTGGACCAGGACACCAACGAAGTCCTGTTCTCCAAGAACCCTCAGGCGGTCCTCCCCATTGCGTCCATCACCAAGCTGATGACGGCGCTGCTGGTGGTGGAGGCCAAGCAGGACCTGGACGAAAAGATCACCATCACCGACGACGACAAGGACACGGAGAAGTTCACCAGCTCCCGTCTGGCCGTCGGCACCACGCTCACTCGGGGTGAGTTGCTGCATCTGGCGCTGATGTCGTCCGAAAACCGTGCGGCCCATGCGCTTGGGCGCAACTATCCGGGCGGTTTGGAAACCTTTGTCGCGGCGATGAACACCAAGGCCCAACTGCTGGGCATGGCGGACACGCACTATGTGGAGCCCACGGGCCTGTCCAGCCGCAATCAATCCAGCGCCCGGGATCTGGCGGTGCTGGTCAAGATGGCGCATCAATTCCCGCTGATTCGCGAACTCTCCACCTCCCCCGAATACACCGTGGCCCTGGGCCGCCGCCAGGTGCGCTTTGGCACGACCAATGGCCTGGTGAAGAAGGCGGATTGGGACATCGGCCTGCAGAAGACCGGCTTCATCAATGAAGCGGGTCAATGCCTGGTGATGCAGGCCCAGATGGCTGGCCGCAAGCTGATCATGGTGTTCCTGGATTCGGCCGGCAAGTATTCCCGCATTGGGGATGCCGAGCGGGTGCGCAAGTGGCTGATGGGCGCCAGTTCACCCATCACCGGCCCAGCGACGGCCGTGACTGCGCTTCCGGCCACGGCCGCAACAGCGGCTGCGGTGGCCGCCACCCCCAGCGTCAAGTGA
- the hpnC gene encoding squalene synthase HpnC codes for MSIEHYENFPVASWLCPPALRAPITAIYHFARTADDIADEGPATAEERLADLTAYRTDLRSVVAGQAPSPRWSRKVFQPLAVALREHRLPAHLLEDLLDAFVQDLTKSSYADRPELLDYCRRSANPVGRLLLHLYGIEDPVAMARSDAICSALQLINFWQDFTIDGPRGRVYAPQTDLRRHGLQGQQLLDLQDSPAARALIADLCAWAHALMTEGAPLVHQLPGRAGWELRLVVQGGLRILHQLEAMHFAALVQRPRLRASDAPALLWRALTMRPGRPQPGPRHPEITP; via the coding sequence GTGAGCATAGAGCACTACGAAAACTTTCCAGTGGCCTCCTGGCTGTGTCCGCCTGCGCTGCGGGCACCGATCACGGCCATCTATCACTTCGCTCGTACGGCGGACGATATCGCGGATGAAGGCCCGGCGACCGCCGAAGAGCGGCTGGCCGACCTGACCGCCTACCGGACCGATCTGCGTTCGGTGGTCGCCGGCCAGGCGCCCTCCCCGCGGTGGTCCCGCAAGGTGTTCCAGCCGCTGGCCGTCGCGCTGCGAGAACACCGGCTGCCGGCACATCTGCTGGAAGATCTCCTCGACGCGTTTGTCCAGGACCTCACCAAGAGCAGTTATGCCGACCGGCCCGAACTGCTGGACTACTGCCGCCGTTCCGCCAATCCGGTGGGGCGCCTGCTGCTGCATCTGTATGGCATTGAAGACCCGGTCGCCATGGCCCGCTCCGATGCCATCTGCTCCGCCTTGCAACTCATCAATTTCTGGCAGGACTTCACCATCGACGGCCCACGCGGCCGCGTGTATGCCCCGCAGACGGATCTGCGCCGTCATGGCCTCCAGGGACAACAACTGTTGGATCTGCAAGACAGCCCGGCCGCCCGCGCCCTGATTGCCGATCTGTGTGCATGGGCCCATGCCCTCATGACAGAAGGCGCCCCGCTGGTGCATCAGTTGCCCGGCCGGGCCGGCTGGGAGCTGCGCTTGGTGGTACAAGGCGGCCTGCGAATTCTTCACCAACTGGAAGCCATGCACTTTGCCGCCCTGGTGCAACGCCCCCGCCTGCGCGCTTCGGACGCGCCGGCGCTGCTGTGGCGGGCCCTGACCATGCGGCCCGGTCGGCCGCAGCCGGGACCTCGGCATCCGGAGATCACCCCATGA
- the hpnD gene encoding presqualene diphosphate synthase HpnD produces the protein MNAPTAPSTPEQYVQQKAAQSGSSFYYAFLFLPPPRRAAITAFYAFCREVDDVVDEVSDPGVAATKLAWWRKEVMGAFAGQPQHPAMKALMPHCKDYDIRAEHCLAVIDGCQMDLDQTRYLDFAGLQRYCHLVAGVVGEVASGIFGRQSAQTVAYAHKLGLAMQLTNIIRDVGDDARRGRIYLPVSELQQFDVKAHEILKREAPWGYSDRFTALMKFQAERAHALYDEAFALLADEDRKAQKPGLMMANIYRTLLREIESENFQVLHQRISLTPLRKLWIAMRTNWRGR, from the coding sequence ATGAACGCGCCCACCGCCCCGTCCACGCCCGAACAATACGTCCAGCAAAAAGCGGCCCAGAGCGGGTCCAGCTTTTATTACGCCTTTCTGTTCCTGCCGCCGCCGCGCCGCGCCGCCATCACCGCGTTCTACGCCTTCTGCCGGGAAGTGGACGATGTGGTGGACGAGGTGTCCGACCCCGGTGTGGCGGCCACCAAGCTGGCCTGGTGGCGCAAGGAGGTGATGGGGGCGTTTGCCGGGCAGCCGCAGCATCCCGCCATGAAGGCGCTGATGCCGCACTGCAAGGATTACGACATCCGCGCCGAGCATTGCCTGGCGGTCATCGACGGCTGCCAGATGGATCTGGACCAGACCCGTTACCTGGACTTCGCCGGCCTGCAGCGCTATTGCCACCTGGTGGCGGGCGTGGTGGGTGAAGTGGCGTCCGGCATCTTCGGCCGCCAGTCTGCGCAGACGGTGGCTTACGCCCACAAGCTGGGCCTGGCGATGCAGCTGACCAACATCATCCGGGATGTGGGGGATGACGCGCGCCGGGGTCGCATCTATCTGCCGGTGTCGGAGTTGCAGCAGTTCGACGTCAAGGCCCATGAAATCCTCAAGCGCGAGGCGCCCTGGGGTTACAGCGACCGCTTCACCGCCCTGATGAAATTCCAGGCCGAGCGTGCGCATGCCCTGTACGACGAAGCCTTTGCCCTGCTGGCGGACGAAGACCGCAAGGCGCAGAAGCCGGGGCTGATGATGGCCAATATCTACCGCACGCTGCTGCGCGAGATTGAATCGGAGAACTTCCAGGTGCTGCATCAGCGGATCTCGCTGACGCCGCTGCGCAAGCTCTGGATTGCCATGCGGACCAACTGGCGAGGCCGATGA
- a CDS encoding efflux RND transporter periplasmic adaptor subunit — MPHQFFVSSRSRLFSRVLLSLPVLALVACGKQEQPPEPERYVRTQVLSAQSAGMQREYAAEVRARVESRLSFRVAGKLLERKVDLGAVVKPGQVLARLDSQDLLLAQEAAKASVLAAKVNRDQLGADYKRYIDLHRQGFISAAELDRRDASFKAAQAQYDQARAQLDVQRNQSQYASLIADVAGVVTGVDAEPGMVVAAGTPIVQVANDGPRDIVFSVPEDQVPLVRAAAARPGGLSVRLWTDAKDTPRPIELRELAASADPVTRTFQAKAELKGTDVRLGQTATVVLTGTQTDQAIKLPLSAVAEIQGRSAVLLLDGKTMTVQPRPVQVVGAEGNDLIVQGLAPGMEVVTAGAHVLTPGQKVKRFRPPGPPAEGTSPTAAASAPTVTAASAP; from the coding sequence ATGCCCCATCAGTTTTTTGTGTCTTCGCGTTCGCGGCTGTTCAGCCGGGTGTTGCTCAGTCTGCCCGTGTTGGCACTGGTGGCCTGCGGCAAGCAGGAACAGCCGCCGGAACCGGAGCGTTATGTCCGCACGCAGGTGCTGAGCGCCCAATCGGCCGGCATGCAGCGGGAATATGCGGCCGAAGTGCGGGCGCGGGTGGAATCCCGCCTGTCGTTCCGGGTGGCGGGCAAGCTGCTGGAACGCAAGGTGGACCTGGGGGCGGTGGTGAAGCCTGGCCAGGTGCTGGCCCGCCTGGACAGCCAGGATCTGTTGCTGGCGCAGGAAGCCGCCAAGGCCTCGGTGCTGGCCGCCAAGGTCAACCGTGATCAGCTGGGCGCGGACTACAAGCGCTACATCGACCTGCATCGCCAGGGCTTCATCAGCGCTGCGGAGCTGGACCGCCGTGACGCCTCCTTCAAGGCGGCCCAGGCGCAGTACGACCAGGCGCGGGCCCAGTTGGATGTGCAGCGCAACCAGTCCCAATATGCATCGCTGATCGCCGATGTGGCGGGTGTGGTGACCGGCGTGGACGCCGAGCCCGGCATGGTGGTGGCGGCCGGAACGCCGATTGTCCAGGTGGCCAATGATGGCCCTCGGGACATCGTGTTCTCGGTGCCGGAAGACCAGGTGCCCCTGGTGCGGGCCGCAGCGGCACGACCGGGCGGCCTGAGCGTGCGCCTGTGGACCGATGCCAAGGACACCCCGCGCCCCATCGAACTGCGGGAACTGGCGGCTTCGGCCGATCCGGTCACGCGGACTTTCCAGGCCAAGGCTGAACTCAAGGGCACCGATGTGCGCCTGGGCCAGACCGCCACGGTGGTGCTGACGGGCACCCAGACCGACCAGGCCATCAAACTGCCGCTGAGTGCCGTGGCCGAGATCCAGGGCCGCAGTGCGGTGCTGCTGCTGGATGGCAAGACCATGACCGTGCAGCCGCGCCCGGTGCAGGTGGTGGGTGCGGAAGGCAATGATCTGATCGTGCAGGGCCTGGCGCCCGGCATGGAAGTCGTCACGGCCGGCGCCCATGTGCTGACTCCGGGTCAGAAGGTCAAGCGTTTCCGTCCGCCGGGTCCGCCGGCCGAAGGAACCTCGCCGACGGCCGCTGCTTCGGCGCCGACGGTCACCGCCGCATCGGCGCCTTGA
- the hpnE gene encoding hydroxysqualene dehydroxylase HpnE — MPCGPTGEADEFGGACQQPCRHGAHPERPPDTRRHVAVVGGGWAGLSAALEAADLGARVTLLEMAPRLGGRARSLGDGPEALDNGQHILIGAYTRSLALMRRVGVDPSQALLRTRLRLRYPDHDTLTLPAGPAWLAFSRGVLACSAWSWADRLRFLMHSGRWMAAGFRCAPHLSVATLCAGLPAAVRQDLIDPLCVAALNTPAAQASAQVFLRVLKDALFSGPGSADLLLPRAGLSALLPEPARQTLLSLGADIRTLRVQALSQEPGATDGRGGASQGGGWRLHTPTDSLHADAVVLATSSVEAARLTQSLAPEWSARTGAFDFQPIITVYLESPGSSLPAPMVALRESAEEPAQFAFDLGALADRPGLFSFVISGAAPWVARGLDDAAAATLAQAQRVLTWHTPPRLHRVLSEKRATFACTPGLQRPPAALLPGLVAAGDYVAGPYPATLEGAVMSGLAAAHSVMRD; from the coding sequence TTGCCATGCGGACCAACTGGCGAGGCCGATGAGTTCGGCGGCGCATGCCAACAGCCCTGCCGCCACGGCGCACACCCGGAGCGCCCCCCGGACACTCGCCGCCACGTGGCCGTGGTCGGTGGCGGCTGGGCCGGCCTGTCGGCAGCGCTGGAAGCCGCCGACCTGGGTGCTCGGGTCACGCTGCTTGAAATGGCCCCCCGCCTGGGCGGGCGCGCCCGCAGCCTGGGTGATGGTCCGGAAGCGCTGGACAACGGCCAACACATCCTGATCGGGGCCTACACCCGCAGTCTGGCCCTGATGCGCCGGGTGGGCGTGGACCCGTCGCAGGCGCTGCTGCGCACCCGTCTGCGGCTGCGCTACCCGGACCACGACACCCTCACCCTGCCCGCCGGGCCCGCCTGGCTGGCGTTCAGCCGCGGCGTGCTGGCCTGCTCGGCCTGGTCCTGGGCGGACCGGCTGCGGTTCCTGATGCACAGCGGCCGATGGATGGCCGCCGGTTTCCGCTGCGCCCCCCACCTGAGCGTGGCCACGCTGTGCGCCGGCCTGCCCGCTGCGGTCCGTCAGGATCTGATCGACCCGCTATGTGTGGCCGCGCTCAACACACCGGCCGCGCAGGCCAGCGCCCAGGTCTTCCTGCGGGTGCTGAAGGACGCCTTGTTCAGCGGCCCCGGCAGTGCCGACCTGCTGCTGCCCCGGGCCGGCTTGAGCGCCCTGCTTCCGGAGCCGGCTCGCCAGACGCTGCTGTCGCTGGGCGCCGACATCCGCACCCTGCGCGTCCAGGCCCTGAGCCAGGAACCCGGCGCAACCGACGGCCGTGGCGGCGCTTCGCAGGGAGGCGGCTGGCGCCTTCACACCCCCACGGACAGCCTGCACGCCGACGCCGTGGTGCTGGCCACAAGTTCGGTGGAAGCCGCCCGCCTGACGCAAAGCCTGGCCCCCGAGTGGAGCGCACGCACCGGCGCCTTCGACTTCCAGCCCATCATCACCGTCTATCTGGAAAGCCCGGGCTCCAGCCTGCCGGCACCGATGGTGGCGCTGCGGGAATCCGCAGAAGAACCGGCGCAGTTCGCCTTTGACCTGGGCGCTCTGGCCGACCGCCCCGGATTGTTCAGCTTTGTGATCAGCGGAGCCGCCCCCTGGGTCGCCCGGGGGCTCGACGATGCGGCGGCCGCCACGCTGGCGCAGGCCCAACGGGTGTTGACCTGGCACACGCCCCCCCGCCTGCACCGGGTGCTCAGTGAAAAGCGGGCCACCTTCGCCTGCACACCCGGTCTTCAACGTCCGCCAGCCGCCCTGCTGCCCGGCCTGGTGGCCGCCGGGGACTATGTGGCGGGCCCCTATCCCGCCACGTTGGAAGGTGCGGTGATGAGTGGCCTGGCGGCCGCCCATTCCGTCATGCGGGACTGA
- a CDS encoding IclR family transcriptional regulator, with amino-acid sequence MKSKELQTPAIQVLERMFSLLDVLAQHQDPVSLKIISETTGLHPSTAHRILNDLALGRFVDRPEAGSYRLGMRLLELGNLVKARLDVREAAIGPMRELHKLTHQPVNLSVRQGDEIVYIERTYSERSGMQVVRAVGGRAPLHLTSVGKLFLASDDPQRVRAYATRTGLSGHTRNSLTDVALLEREMALVRQRGVARDDEELELGVRCMAAGIYDDQGKLVAGLSISAPADRLEESWLPRLKETAARISSALGFRG; translated from the coding sequence ATGAAATCCAAGGAGCTGCAGACCCCCGCCATCCAGGTACTGGAACGGATGTTCTCCCTGCTGGACGTCCTGGCCCAGCATCAAGATCCCGTGTCGCTGAAGATCATCAGCGAGACCACCGGGCTGCATCCCTCCACCGCGCACCGCATCCTGAATGACCTGGCCCTGGGTCGATTCGTGGACCGTCCCGAGGCGGGCAGCTACCGGCTTGGCATGCGCTTGCTGGAATTGGGCAATCTGGTGAAGGCTCGTCTGGACGTGCGAGAAGCCGCCATCGGCCCAATGCGCGAGCTGCACAAGCTGACGCATCAACCGGTGAACCTGTCGGTGCGCCAGGGCGATGAGATCGTCTACATCGAACGCACGTACAGCGAGCGGTCCGGCATGCAGGTGGTGCGGGCGGTGGGCGGGCGCGCCCCGCTGCACCTGACCTCGGTCGGCAAGCTCTTCCTGGCCAGTGATGATCCGCAGCGGGTGCGCGCTTATGCCACCCGCACCGGCCTGAGCGGCCACACCCGCAACAGCCTGACCGATGTGGCCCTGCTGGAACGGGAAATGGCGCTGGTGCGCCAGCGTGGCGTAGCCCGGGACGACGAAGAGCTGGAGCTGGGCGTGCGTTGCATGGCCGCCGGCATCTATGACGACCAGGGCAAGCTGGTGGCGGGGCTGTCGATCTCCGCACCGGCCGACCGGCTGGAAGAAAGCTGGCTGCCGCGCTTGAAGGAAACGGCGGCCCGCATCTCGTCCGCGCTGGGCTTCAGGGGCTGA
- a CDS encoding efflux RND transporter permease subunit: protein MSNPSRAGFNLSRWALEHAPLTRYLMVVLMILGFAAYFQLGQDEDPPFTFRAMVVQAYWPGATPQQMAEQVTDKIERTLQEVPHADKIRSYTKPGESLTIFQVKDSTSPGEVPNLWYTVRKKIGDMKATLPQGVQGPYFNDEFGDVYGSIFALNSDGGFNMEELRQQAEAVRSELLRLPDVAKVDLFGVQAEKLFVEISQKRLAELGLDFNQVVAQLNAQNAVESAGVMDAGTSKVEIRVEGQLNSVQALNEFPIRGVNTTTGVASSLRLGDIATVRRGFVDPASTMVRYQGHQVVALGVSMGKGGDIIALGKALKTATQRIQKTLPVGMSLAQVQDQPQAVKTSVGEFVHVLIEAVVVVLAVSFISLGLHTKPLRIDVWPGLVVGITIPLVLAITFVVMLYAGVGLHKISLGSLIIALGLLVDDAIIAVEMMVRKLEEGYDKMHAATYAYDVTAKPMLTGTLITAVGFLPIGLAKSTVGEYTFAIFAVTAAALVISWVVSVYFVPYLGALLLKTRAGHEGETHEVFDTPFYTRFRRVVAWCVHHRWKTIVLTILIFVLGLAGMGKVQQQFFPDSSRPEILVDLWLPEGATIDESHAVAKRFEARMMKDPLVSSITTWVGSGVPRFYLPLDQILPNTNVSQAIILPKSLAEREVLRKRLPQVLAQEFSEVRGRVKLLPNGPPVPYPVQFRIAGDDPALLRQAADKAKEVMRANPNMLGVNDDWNEAIKVLHLDVDQDKARALGVTSQGISQAVRLLLTGNTVGQYREADRLIDIVLRQPVAERDTLTKLANAYVTTSSGRAVPLTQVAKPRLSWEPGVMHREGRQYAITVQGDVVEGLQGATVTDQVWPKIRDIGKELPPGYGITIAGAVEESSKGTGSIAAGVPIMLFITFTLLMLQLHSFSRAMLAFLTGFLGIAGVSAALLLLNRPFGFVALLGVIALMGMIQRNSVILIDQIEQDRSRGVPPAQAIVESAVRRLRPIALTAAAAVLAMVPLSRSVFWGPMAVAIMGGLIVATVLTLLALPAMYAAWFRIDRDPSIGRR from the coding sequence ATGAGCAACCCGAGCCGCGCCGGATTCAACCTCTCGCGCTGGGCGCTGGAGCATGCCCCGCTGACGCGCTACCTGATGGTGGTGCTGATGATCCTGGGCTTTGCCGCCTACTTCCAGCTGGGCCAGGACGAAGACCCTCCCTTCACCTTCCGAGCGATGGTGGTGCAGGCCTATTGGCCGGGCGCCACGCCGCAGCAGATGGCCGAGCAGGTGACCGACAAGATCGAGCGCACCCTGCAGGAAGTGCCGCATGCGGACAAGATCCGCAGCTACACCAAACCCGGTGAATCCCTCACCATCTTCCAGGTGAAGGACAGCACGTCGCCGGGCGAAGTGCCCAACCTCTGGTACACGGTGCGCAAGAAGATCGGTGACATGAAGGCCACCCTGCCGCAAGGCGTGCAGGGGCCTTATTTCAACGATGAATTCGGGGATGTCTACGGCTCCATCTTCGCGCTGAACTCCGATGGCGGCTTCAACATGGAGGAGCTGCGCCAGCAGGCCGAGGCGGTGCGCTCCGAGCTGTTGCGCCTGCCCGACGTGGCCAAGGTCGACCTGTTTGGTGTGCAGGCAGAAAAGCTGTTTGTCGAGATCTCCCAGAAGCGCCTGGCCGAACTGGGCCTGGACTTCAACCAGGTCGTGGCGCAACTGAATGCGCAAAACGCGGTGGAAAGCGCGGGCGTGATGGACGCCGGCACCAGCAAGGTGGAGATCCGGGTGGAGGGCCAGCTCAACTCGGTGCAGGCCCTGAATGAATTCCCCATCCGCGGCGTGAACACCACCACCGGTGTGGCCAGCAGCCTGCGCCTGGGCGACATCGCCACGGTGCGCCGGGGCTTTGTGGATCCGGCTTCCACCATGGTGCGGTATCAGGGCCATCAGGTGGTGGCGCTGGGCGTCTCCATGGGCAAGGGCGGCGACATCATTGCGCTGGGCAAGGCGCTCAAGACAGCCACCCAGCGCATTCAGAAGACGCTGCCGGTCGGCATGTCGCTGGCTCAGGTTCAGGACCAGCCGCAGGCGGTCAAGACGTCGGTCGGTGAATTCGTGCACGTGCTGATTGAGGCCGTGGTGGTGGTGCTGGCGGTGAGCTTCATCAGCCTGGGTCTGCATACCAAGCCGCTGCGCATCGACGTCTGGCCAGGCCTGGTGGTGGGCATCACCATTCCGCTGGTGCTGGCCATTACCTTCGTGGTGATGCTGTATGCCGGGGTGGGGCTGCACAAGATCTCGCTGGGCTCGCTGATCATTGCGCTGGGCCTGCTGGTGGACGACGCCATCATTGCGGTGGAAATGATGGTCCGCAAGCTGGAAGAAGGCTACGACAAGATGCATGCGGCCACGTATGCCTACGACGTCACCGCCAAGCCGATGCTGACCGGGACCTTGATCACTGCGGTGGGCTTTCTGCCGATTGGTCTGGCCAAGTCCACCGTGGGTGAATACACCTTCGCCATCTTTGCGGTGACGGCGGCGGCCCTGGTGATCTCCTGGGTGGTGTCGGTGTACTTCGTGCCCTACCTGGGCGCGCTGCTGCTCAAGACGCGCGCGGGTCACGAGGGTGAGACCCATGAAGTCTTCGACACCCCCTTCTACACCCGCTTCCGCCGGGTGGTGGCCTGGTGTGTGCACCATCGCTGGAAGACCATCGTGCTGACGATTCTGATCTTTGTGCTGGGCCTGGCCGGCATGGGCAAGGTGCAGCAGCAGTTCTTCCCCGATTCCAGCCGCCCGGAAATCCTGGTGGATCTGTGGTTGCCGGAAGGCGCCACCATCGACGAAAGCCATGCGGTGGCCAAGCGCTTCGAGGCCCGCATGATGAAGGACCCGCTGGTGAGCAGCATCACCACCTGGGTCGGGTCGGGTGTGCCACGTTTTTATCTGCCGCTGGACCAGATCCTGCCCAACACCAACGTCAGCCAGGCCATCATCCTGCCCAAGTCCCTGGCGGAACGGGAAGTGCTGCGCAAGCGGCTGCCGCAAGTGCTGGCTCAGGAATTCTCCGAAGTGCGTGGCCGTGTGAAGCTGCTGCCCAACGGGCCCCCAGTGCCCTATCCGGTGCAGTTCCGCATTGCCGGTGACGACCCGGCGCTGCTGCGACAGGCGGCCGACAAGGCCAAGGAAGTCATGCGCGCCAATCCCAACATGCTGGGCGTGAATGACGACTGGAATGAAGCCATCAAGGTGCTGCACCTGGATGTGGATCAGGACAAGGCGCGCGCCCTGGGCGTGACCAGCCAGGGCATTTCGCAGGCGGTGCGCCTGCTGCTGACCGGCAATACCGTGGGGCAGTACCGCGAGGCCGACCGCCTCATCGACATCGTGTTGCGCCAACCAGTGGCTGAGCGCGATACGCTGACCAAGCTGGCCAATGCCTACGTCACCACCTCCTCCGGCCGCGCCGTGCCGCTGACCCAGGTGGCCAAACCCCGTCTGAGCTGGGAGCCGGGGGTGATGCACCGGGAAGGGCGCCAATACGCCATCACCGTGCAGGGCGATGTGGTGGAGGGCCTGCAGGGGGCCACCGTGACCGATCAGGTCTGGCCGAAGATCCGCGACATCGGCAAGGAGCTGCCGCCCGGGTATGGCATCACCATCGCTGGCGCGGTGGAGGAGAGCAGCAAGGGCACTGGCTCGATTGCCGCTGGTGTGCCCATCATGCTGTTCATCACCTTCACGCTGCTGATGCTGCAGCTGCACAGCTTTTCGCGCGCCATGCTGGCCTTCCTCACCGGCTTCCTGGGCATTGCCGGGGTCTCGGCGGCGCTGCTGCTGCTGAACCGTCCGTTTGGTTTCGTGGCGCTGCTGGGCGTGATTGCGCTGATGGGCATGATCCAGCGCAACTCGGTGATCCTGATCGACCAGATCGAGCAGGACCGCAGCCGCGGCGTGCCGCCGGCGCAGGCCATCGTTGAATCGGCCGTGCGGCGGCTGAGGCCGATTGCACTGACCGCTGCGGCCGCCGTGCTGGCCATGGTGCCGCTGTCGCGAAGCGTGTTCTGGGGACCGATGGCGGTGGCCATCATGGGCGGCCTGATCGTGGCCACGGTGCTCACCCTGTTGGCCTTGCCCGCCATGTATGCGGCCTGGTTCCGCATCGACCGGGACCCCTCCATCGGCCGCCGCTGA